The Mesoaciditoga lauensis cd-1655R = DSM 25116 genome window below encodes:
- the hemW gene encoding radical SAM family heme chaperone HemW, with amino-acid sequence MKDEISIYVHVPFCSRKCIYCDFASTTHTELMKDYFENLEKEIDLYADELRGKYVKTLYFGGGTPSHVPIKYIERIIEKLANHLFLSVEEATFEFNPEDVKHELVKELFEIGINRASIGLQTSSNDILRVLGRPYTFDEFRKSYSILRESFENVNVDLMYSLPFEKVEDVEQDLKVIEELNPPHVSIYELEIHEEVPLYSMMKSGQIRLPSEDESEIMYDTIVEKMEGMGYKRYEISSWTKDKPCQHNLKYWENEDYVGFGLSAGSHFLHKRWVNTPEINDYILKVRKGERPTVYESNNSDFEEACETLFMGLRLSDGVDIEKMKKEFGENFEKAFSRIKKFCGEILECSPRLRLTKLGMKFSAMVLGELA; translated from the coding sequence TTGAAAGATGAAATTTCGATTTACGTTCATGTACCGTTCTGTTCTAGAAAGTGCATATATTGCGATTTTGCTTCCACAACCCATACGGAGTTGATGAAAGATTACTTTGAAAATTTAGAGAAGGAAATAGATCTTTACGCTGATGAACTACGCGGGAAGTACGTTAAAACCCTTTACTTTGGTGGTGGAACGCCAAGTCATGTGCCGATAAAGTACATTGAAAGAATTATAGAAAAACTTGCCAATCACCTTTTCTTGAGCGTTGAAGAAGCTACCTTTGAGTTCAATCCAGAAGATGTGAAGCACGAATTGGTAAAGGAACTTTTTGAAATAGGAATAAATCGTGCCAGTATTGGATTGCAAACATCTTCAAACGACATATTGAGAGTGCTGGGAAGGCCATACACGTTCGATGAATTCAGAAAATCTTATTCCATATTGCGTGAAAGTTTTGAAAACGTCAATGTTGATCTCATGTACTCTCTTCCCTTTGAAAAAGTGGAGGATGTTGAACAAGATTTAAAGGTAATTGAAGAACTAAATCCTCCTCATGTTTCTATTTACGAGCTGGAAATTCACGAAGAAGTTCCCCTTTATTCCATGATGAAGTCAGGGCAGATTCGTCTTCCAAGCGAAGATGAATCTGAGATCATGTACGATACGATAGTGGAAAAGATGGAAGGTATGGGATATAAAAGGTATGAAATCAGCTCATGGACAAAAGATAAACCATGCCAGCATAATTTGAAATACTGGGAAAACGAAGACTATGTGGGATTTGGTTTATCCGCCGGAAGCCATTTTTTGCACAAGCGTTGGGTAAATACACCAGAGATAAACGATTATATTTTAAAAGTGAGAAAAGGGGAAAGACCAACCGTTTACGAATCAAACAACAGCGATTTTGAAGAAGCGTGTGAAACACTTTTCATGGGTTTAAGACTTTCAGATGGTGTTGACATAGAAAAAATGAAAAAGGAATTTGGAGAAAATTTCGAGAAGGCATTTTCAAGAATAAAAAAGTTCTGCGGGGAGATTTTGGAATGCTCTCCCCGCCTTAGACTTACAAAGTTAGGAATGAAATTTTCGGCCATGGTTTTGGGCGAACTTGCATGA
- a CDS encoding lysylphosphatidylglycerol synthase transmembrane domain-containing protein, whose product MKKFAIYIVSMLIVSAITIYLLNSFGGGIDWARIVQFFFYEWWGIIGLLSLLGSWMADAGVIYLLTRKGSEEHFGFFKSLKTTIIGAFFGMITPSYSGGQPMQLVYMSKSGISLGVSTSVMVLRFVVEQSALEVMAIMGLPLALRLMHKVPAVVSLAFVGFSISSGMIVFLVLFSINRKVYNKIFGLFKWAVALFRFSKRLRPKIDGFLEKIDREIAEYAQSAKTLNKDPLLLISTFSLGFLSNFLSFVTVYSAIVSIGVLKNTLSSLFDVISVQSLATMIIYFSPTPGASGVAEGGFYLFFSPIVPREYLGTVTLEWRALTYFIPLAIGFIVVFFESLKHMKGNRKKEEA is encoded by the coding sequence TTGAAAAAATTTGCCATATACATAGTTTCCATGCTCATAGTGTCGGCCATAACAATATATCTCTTAAATTCGTTTGGTGGAGGAATAGACTGGGCGAGAATAGTCCAATTCTTTTTTTACGAATGGTGGGGAATCATTGGTTTGCTTTCTCTGTTAGGTTCATGGATGGCAGATGCGGGCGTTATATATCTTTTAACTAGAAAAGGCTCGGAAGAGCATTTCGGTTTTTTTAAATCATTGAAAACGACTATCATAGGTGCTTTTTTTGGAATGATAACGCCTTCTTATTCTGGCGGTCAGCCTATGCAACTGGTTTACATGAGCAAATCAGGTATTTCACTAGGAGTTTCAACGTCTGTGATGGTGTTAAGATTTGTCGTCGAACAAAGTGCGCTTGAGGTTATGGCCATAATGGGCCTGCCGCTTGCTTTGCGTCTTATGCATAAAGTTCCAGCCGTTGTTTCGCTGGCTTTTGTAGGATTCAGTATATCAAGCGGGATGATTGTATTCTTGGTATTGTTCAGTATAAATAGAAAAGTTTACAACAAAATTTTTGGCCTCTTTAAATGGGCCGTAGCGTTGTTCAGATTTAGCAAAAGGTTAAGACCTAAAATAGATGGATTTTTGGAAAAAATAGATAGGGAAATCGCAGAATACGCTCAGAGCGCTAAAACTTTAAATAAAGATCCTTTACTCTTGATATCGACATTTTCTCTAGGATTTCTTTCCAACTTCTTAAGCTTTGTAACGGTTTACAGCGCAATAGTATCAATTGGGGTGCTGAAGAATACACTTTCGTCTTTATTCGATGTTATATCCGTTCAATCTCTGGCAACGATGATCATATATTTTTCACCAACACCGGGTGCTTCTGGAGTCGCAGAAGGAGGTTTTTATCTCTTCTTCTCTCCAATTGTTCCTCGCGAATACTTGGGAACCGTTACCCTGGAATGGAGAGCCCTAACTTATTTCATACCATTGGCAATTGGATTTATAGTGGTCTTTTTTGAGTCTTTAAAGCACATGAAGGGCAATAGGAAGAAAGAAGAAGCTTGA